In Strix uralensis isolate ZFMK-TIS-50842 chromosome 37, bStrUra1, whole genome shotgun sequence, one DNA window encodes the following:
- the LOC141937057 gene encoding olfactory receptor 14J1-like: protein MSNSSSITEFLLLPFADTQELQLLHFWLFLGIYLAALLGNGLIITAITCDHHLHTPMYFFLLNLSLLDLGSISTTLPKAMHNSLWGNRDISYLGCSSQLFFFLLFIGAEFSLLTIMSYDRYVAICKPLHYGTLLGSRACVHMAAAAWGSGFLNSLLQTANTFSIPLCHGNTLDQFFCEIPQILKLSCSHSYLREVGLIMVSACLAFGCFVFIVVSYVQIFRAVLRIPSEQGRHKAFSTCLPHLAVVSLFISTVMFAHLKSPSISSQTLNLVVAVLYSVVPPTLNPLIYSLRNQEIKDALRKLITRCFSETINCSSSAAQQL from the coding sequence atgtccaacagcagctccatcactgaatttctcctcctgccatttgcagacacacaggagctgcagctcttgcacttctggctcttcctgggcatctacctggctgccctcctgggcaacggactcatcatcactgccatcacctgtgaccaccacctgcacacccccatgtacttcttcctcctcaacctctccctcctcgacctgggctccatctccaccactctccccaaagccatgcacaattccctctggggcaacagggacatctcctacttgggatgttcttcacagctatttttctttctcctcttcattggagcagagttttctctcctcactatcatgtcctatgaccgctacgttgccatctgcaaacccctgcactatgggaccctcctgggcagcagagcttgtgtccacatggcagcagctgcctggggcagtgggttcctcaattctctcctgcagaCTGCAAACACTTTTTCTATACCACTGTGCCATGGCAACACCCTGgatcagtttttctgtgaaatcccccagatcctcaagctctcctgctcacactcctacctcagggaagttgggcttatcatggttagtgcctgtttagcttttggatgttttgttttcattgtggtgtcctatgtgcagatcttcagggctgtgctgaggatcccctctgagcagggacggcacaaagccttttccacatgcctccctcacctggctgtggtctccctctttatcagcactgtcatgtttgcccacctgaagTCCCCATCCATCTCCTCTCAAACCCTGAACCTGGTGGTTGCGgttctgtactcggtggtgcctccaacattgaaccccctcatctacagcttgaggaaccaggagatcaaggatgccctgaggaaactgataacTAGATGTTTTTCTGAAACTATAAACTGCTCATCTTCTGCTGCACAGCAGTTATAA